A genomic segment from Halorubrum depositum encodes:
- a CDS encoding proteasome assembly chaperone family protein gives MARISVLDDDVSLEEPTLVEGFPGVGLVGKIATDHMIEAHEMDHYANVHCDGLPRVAVYREDNRALTTPVRLYVDAEKDLVALRSDVPVNPGAATEVAGCLESWFAETATFPVFLSGLGKEKGEAPPAIYGVATGDGGDALDRADVEDPPEAGLVSGPTGAMLAESLERDRDAVGLVVESDPQFPDPEAARVLIRNGIDPIAGTETPTDGLVDQASEIREAKQAFAERMQQATEESSQAEPLKMFQ, from the coding sequence ATGGCACGCATCTCCGTCCTCGACGACGACGTCTCGCTGGAGGAGCCGACGCTGGTAGAGGGGTTCCCCGGAGTCGGTCTCGTGGGGAAGATCGCGACGGACCACATGATCGAGGCGCACGAGATGGACCACTACGCGAACGTCCACTGCGACGGGCTCCCGCGGGTGGCCGTCTACCGCGAGGACAACCGGGCGCTGACGACGCCGGTCCGGCTGTACGTCGACGCGGAGAAGGACCTCGTCGCGCTCCGCAGCGACGTGCCGGTGAACCCCGGCGCCGCGACCGAGGTCGCCGGCTGCCTGGAGAGCTGGTTCGCCGAGACGGCGACGTTCCCGGTCTTCCTCTCCGGGCTCGGGAAGGAGAAGGGGGAGGCGCCGCCGGCGATCTACGGCGTCGCGACCGGCGACGGCGGCGACGCCCTCGACCGCGCCGACGTCGAGGACCCCCCCGAGGCCGGGCTCGTCTCCGGACCGACCGGCGCGATGCTGGCGGAGTCGCTGGAGCGCGACCGCGACGCCGTCGGGCTCGTCGTCGAGTCGGACCCGCAGTTCCCCGACCCGGAGGCCGCGCGCGTCCTCATCAGGAACGGGATCGACCCGATCGCGGGGACCGAGACGCCGACCGACGGCCTCGTCGATCAGGCGTCCGAGATCCGGGAGGCGAAGCAGGCGTTCGCCGAGCGGATGCAGCAGGCGACCGAGGAGAGCTCGCAGGCCGAGCCGCTGAAGATGTTCCAGTAG
- a CDS encoding RsmB/NOP family class I SAM-dependent RNA methyltransferase has protein sequence MNPLERYEPLVDDAAAFRAACDRPLPSVVRVNEMAASPARVREAFDEEGVAYEPVAWHDGLFRLPDGNPGGNWPYVHGWTHGQEEVSVLPGLALDPQPGERVWDACAAPGSKTTQIADAMDDEGTVVANDNNLGRLSALRHNAERLGITNAIVTNQDARNFSTKPLAFDEFDRALVDAPCSCEGTCRKNPDVVDQWTLDHVHAVAGIQKGVLARAVQATRPGGTVVYSTCTFAPEENEAVLDHVLANEDCELVEFDLPLDTVPGVTEWEDETYDESVTRAHRVYPHHNDTGGFFCAKLRVGGEGDESASDGEVAA, from the coding sequence ATGAATCCGTTAGAGCGGTACGAGCCGCTCGTCGACGACGCGGCGGCGTTCCGCGCGGCCTGCGACCGACCGCTTCCCTCCGTCGTCCGCGTGAACGAGATGGCGGCCTCGCCCGCTCGGGTCCGCGAGGCCTTCGACGAGGAGGGCGTCGCCTACGAGCCCGTGGCGTGGCACGACGGCCTCTTTCGACTGCCCGACGGGAACCCCGGCGGCAACTGGCCGTACGTCCACGGCTGGACCCACGGCCAGGAGGAGGTCTCCGTCTTGCCGGGGCTCGCCTTGGACCCGCAGCCCGGTGAACGCGTCTGGGACGCCTGCGCGGCGCCCGGCAGCAAGACGACCCAGATCGCCGACGCGATGGACGACGAGGGGACCGTCGTCGCCAACGACAACAACCTCGGGCGGCTCTCCGCGCTCCGTCACAACGCGGAACGCCTCGGGATCACGAACGCGATCGTCACGAACCAGGACGCCCGCAACTTCTCGACGAAGCCGCTCGCGTTCGACGAGTTCGACCGCGCCCTCGTCGACGCCCCCTGCTCCTGTGAGGGCACCTGTCGGAAGAACCCGGACGTCGTCGACCAGTGGACCCTCGACCACGTCCACGCGGTCGCCGGGATCCAGAAGGGGGTCCTGGCGCGCGCCGTGCAGGCGACCCGGCCCGGCGGCACCGTCGTCTACTCCACCTGCACGTTCGCGCCGGAGGAGAACGAGGCGGTGCTCGATCACGTCCTCGCGAACGAAGACTGCGAACTCGTCGAGTTCGACCTCCCGCTGGACACGGTCCCCGGCGTCACCGAGTGGGAGGACGAGACGTACGACGAGTCTGTGACGCGCGCGCACCGCGTCTACCCCCACCACAACGACACGGGCGGGTTCTTCTGCGCGAAGCTGCGCGTGGGCGGCGAGGGCGACGAGAGCGCGAGCGACGGCGAGGTGGCCGCATGA
- a CDS encoding DUF7122 family protein, whose protein sequence is MTADGAPTNDGQRFARLPETPADREVEGRASRREVLDWWAERFGVDPSVFEGYSFWEKGAGKVWIFNGEATDPSEVEAIGMTLLRTRQEHWKPTSRAATRFGGHATKNAIELGSEQAVSFMAGDDQDLPEWDGDWGYLIATHEIAGGQEPIGVGLYLYDELRSVVPKGSRADLPVVE, encoded by the coding sequence ATGACCGCCGACGGCGCTCCCACCAACGACGGGCAGCGGTTCGCCCGCCTCCCCGAGACCCCGGCCGACCGCGAGGTCGAGGGGCGGGCGAGCCGGCGGGAGGTGCTCGACTGGTGGGCGGAGCGGTTCGGGGTGGACCCGAGCGTCTTCGAGGGGTACAGCTTCTGGGAGAAGGGCGCCGGGAAGGTGTGGATCTTCAACGGCGAGGCGACCGACCCCAGCGAGGTGGAGGCGATCGGGATGACCCTCCTCCGGACGCGACAGGAGCACTGGAAGCCGACGAGCAGGGCGGCCACCCGGTTCGGAGGTCACGCGACGAAGAACGCTATCGAGCTCGGCTCCGAGCAAGCTGTGTCCTTCATGGCCGGCGACGACCAGGACCTCCCGGAGTGGGACGGCGACTGGGGGTACCTGATCGCGACCCACGAGATAGCCGGCGGGCAGGAGCCGATCGGCGTCGGGCTCTACCTCTACGACGAGCTGCGCTCGGTGGTGCCGAAGGGGAGCCGGGCGGACCTGCCGGTCGTGGAGTAG
- a CDS encoding DUF790 family protein, whose product MLRKDLLRVSRAGGGYRPRFTTREHRPLAARVLGTFESCVGERRGALDDALAALEADAGDAGGDFKLVRGLAALVERECEFETRAAVPPRRVRRAAFEAAEAVGVASEAERETAVDRAADALGIEPGDVEASLYADRDVNEVLVDADVRWDPDSLLTQYDLSLAQTALFDATEVRIRSNDPKRLVSAVKRLRLMYELEKTPEGRELVVTGPDALFSRTRRYGTAFARLLRTVAESAEWSLEATIDDRGRDRTMRLSDGDVTVPGVEPVAEPDFDSGVEADFAGRFRGLDLDWTLVREPEPLETGTRVMIPDFAFDYDHADFRLFFEVMGFWTPEYVAKKLGQLADVEDVDLLVAVDESLGVGEEIAARDHRVVTYSGTVRVKAIVDVLREYESEFVADAAADLPASLSPDSDAIALNDLAAERGVSVEAIEGKEFPDHELVGRTLVRPAVLEAAGEGIEAGMALSAAESILDDYGIDDASAALSRLGFRVEWEGLDGGTVRKKAE is encoded by the coding sequence GTGCTACGCAAGGACCTCCTGCGCGTCTCGCGGGCCGGCGGCGGCTACCGCCCGCGCTTTACGACTCGCGAGCACCGCCCGCTCGCGGCGCGGGTGCTCGGGACGTTCGAGTCCTGCGTCGGGGAGCGCCGCGGCGCCCTCGACGACGCGCTGGCCGCGCTGGAGGCCGACGCCGGCGACGCCGGCGGCGACTTCAAGCTCGTCCGGGGACTCGCCGCGCTGGTGGAGCGCGAGTGCGAGTTTGAGACGCGGGCCGCGGTCCCCCCGCGCCGCGTCCGGCGGGCCGCGTTCGAGGCTGCGGAGGCGGTCGGCGTCGCGAGCGAGGCGGAACGGGAGACCGCGGTCGACCGCGCCGCCGACGCGTTGGGAATCGAGCCGGGCGACGTGGAGGCGTCGCTGTACGCCGACCGCGACGTCAACGAGGTCCTCGTCGACGCCGACGTGCGATGGGACCCGGACTCGCTCCTGACACAGTACGACCTCTCCTTGGCCCAGACCGCCCTCTTCGACGCGACCGAGGTTCGGATCCGGTCGAACGACCCGAAGCGGCTCGTCTCGGCGGTGAAGCGGCTCCGGCTGATGTACGAGCTGGAGAAGACCCCCGAGGGGCGCGAGCTCGTCGTCACCGGGCCGGACGCGCTGTTCTCGCGGACCCGACGCTACGGGACCGCGTTCGCGCGGCTGCTCCGGACCGTCGCCGAGTCGGCGGAGTGGTCGCTGGAGGCGACCATCGACGACCGCGGCCGCGATCGCACCATGCGCCTCTCCGACGGCGACGTGACGGTGCCGGGCGTCGAGCCGGTCGCGGAGCCCGACTTCGACAGCGGGGTCGAGGCCGACTTCGCCGGGCGGTTCCGCGGGCTCGACCTCGACTGGACGCTCGTGCGGGAGCCGGAGCCGCTCGAAACGGGGACGCGGGTGATGATCCCCGACTTCGCGTTCGACTACGACCACGCCGACTTCCGGCTGTTCTTCGAGGTGATGGGGTTTTGGACCCCTGAGTACGTCGCGAAGAAGCTCGGCCAGCTCGCCGACGTCGAGGACGTTGACCTGCTGGTCGCCGTCGACGAGAGCCTCGGTGTCGGCGAGGAGATCGCCGCGCGCGACCACCGCGTCGTGACCTACTCGGGGACCGTCCGCGTGAAGGCGATCGTCGACGTGCTCCGCGAGTACGAGTCCGAGTTCGTCGCGGACGCGGCGGCCGACCTCCCCGCGTCGCTGTCGCCGGATTCCGACGCGATCGCGCTCAACGACCTCGCGGCCGAACGGGGCGTGAGCGTCGAGGCGATCGAGGGCAAGGAGTTCCCCGACCACGAGCTGGTCGGGCGGACGCTCGTGCGGCCGGCGGTGTTGGAGGCGGCCGGCGAGGGGATCGAGGCGGGGATGGCTCTCTCGGCCGCCGAGTCGATCCTCGACGACTACGGCATCGACGACGCGAGCGCCGCCCTCTCGCGGCTCGGATTCCGCGTCGAGTGGGAGGGGCTGGACGGCGGGACGGTGCGGAAGAAGGCGGAGTAG
- the thiC gene encoding phosphomethylpyrimidine synthase ThiC, with the protein MSSTQIQRARSGEITPAMERVAERENRDPEFVRRQVADGQAVIPNNHAHDSLDPMIIGREFSTKVNANIGNSETTSDRTAELEKLHAAVHYGADTVMDLSTGERLDETREANVAYSPVPVGTVPIYEAVKRADDPAEITHELLLDVIEKQAEQGVDYMTIHAGVLMEHLPLTDGRKTGIVSRGGSILARWIEENGMQNPLYAKYEAICEILAEHDVTISLGDGLRPGCLADASDEAQFAELDTLGDLTRTAWDHGVQVMVEGPGHVPMDEIADNVERQQEVCDGAPFYVLGPLVTDIAPGYDHVTSAIGATEAARAGAAMLCYVTPKEHLGLPDADDVRDGLAAYRIAAHAGDVANDLPGARDWDDALSEARYEFDWRRQFDLALDPERARSYHDQTLPGDNYKEARFCSMCGAEFCSMRIDQDARDADGEMAAIDGATDLDESVAAAVNVPPVGTHDTGRVPDEIEIDGVTFTPDTGHADD; encoded by the coding sequence ATGTCCTCGACACAGATTCAGCGGGCTCGGAGCGGCGAGATCACTCCGGCGATGGAGCGCGTGGCGGAGCGAGAGAACCGCGATCCGGAGTTCGTCCGTCGACAGGTCGCGGACGGACAGGCGGTGATTCCGAACAACCACGCGCACGACTCGCTGGATCCGATGATCATCGGCAGGGAGTTCTCGACGAAAGTCAACGCGAACATCGGGAACAGCGAGACGACGAGCGACCGGACGGCGGAGCTCGAAAAGCTCCACGCGGCGGTCCACTACGGCGCCGACACGGTCATGGACCTCTCGACGGGCGAGCGCTTAGACGAGACCCGCGAGGCGAACGTCGCGTACTCGCCGGTTCCGGTCGGCACGGTGCCGATATACGAGGCGGTGAAGCGGGCGGACGATCCGGCCGAGATCACCCACGAGCTGCTGCTCGACGTGATCGAGAAGCAGGCCGAACAGGGGGTCGACTACATGACGATCCACGCGGGGGTGTTGATGGAGCACCTGCCGCTGACCGACGGTCGCAAGACCGGGATCGTCTCCCGCGGCGGCTCGATCCTCGCCCGGTGGATCGAGGAGAACGGGATGCAGAACCCGCTGTACGCGAAGTACGAGGCGATCTGCGAGATACTCGCCGAACACGACGTGACGATTTCGCTCGGCGACGGCCTCCGGCCCGGCTGTCTCGCCGACGCGAGCGACGAGGCGCAGTTCGCCGAGCTCGACACCCTCGGCGACCTCACGCGCACCGCGTGGGACCACGGCGTGCAGGTGATGGTCGAGGGGCCCGGCCACGTCCCGATGGACGAGATCGCCGACAACGTCGAACGACAGCAAGAGGTGTGCGACGGGGCGCCGTTCTACGTGCTCGGACCCCTCGTCACGGATATCGCCCCCGGCTACGACCACGTCACGAGCGCGATCGGCGCGACCGAGGCGGCGCGTGCGGGCGCGGCGATGCTCTGCTACGTCACGCCGAAAGAGCATCTCGGCCTTCCCGACGCGGACGACGTGCGAGACGGGCTCGCGGCGTATCGGATCGCGGCCCACGCCGGCGACGTGGCGAACGACCTCCCCGGCGCGCGCGACTGGGACGACGCCCTCTCGGAGGCGCGCTACGAGTTCGACTGGCGCCGGCAGTTCGACCTGGCGCTCGATCCCGAGCGCGCTCGCTCGTACCACGATCAGACGCTCCCCGGAGACAACTACAAGGAGGCGCGGTTCTGCTCGATGTGCGGCGCGGAGTTCTGCTCGATGCGCATCGATCAGGACGCCCGAGACGCGGACGGCGAGATGGCCGCCATCGACGGAGCGACCGACCTCGACGAGTCCGTCGCCGCCGCGGTGAACGTACCGCCGGTCGGCACGCACGACACCGGCCGTGTTCCGGACGAGATCGAGATCGACGGCGTCACGTTCACGCCGGACACCGGACACGCCGACGACTGA
- a CDS encoding tRNA uridine(34) 5-carboxymethylaminomethyl modification radical SAM/GNAT enzyme Elp3 — MSTDAASDADAGGENDGGDAGEGADAESEAFVRTCEHLVDRILAGEIDRDDLESAKLDACSKFSSPKVPKNTEILDHAPSEARDDVIEVVQRKPVRTASGVSPVAIMTSPKLCPHGKCLYCPGGPASEFSSAQSYTGHEPAAARGEQNDYDPYGQVTLRLEQLRKIGHPVDKVELILMGGTMTARSHDYQEWFVKRALQAMNDYDLDKEPEPAEGESFAPAPEETEFEYLEDVIATNETNEIRNIGTTFETKPDWCDPEQIDRMLDLGGTKVEVGVQTTYERINREMHRGHGNEASRNANRRLRDAAFKVGFHMMPGQPGMTREMCIEDFRQLFENPDWRPDYLKIYPTLVVEGTRVYDRWRREEFDPLTNEEAADVVAEAMDHVPKYTRLQRVQRDIPADFIEGGVWKSNLRQLADQRAEQKGIVQRDIRAREVGHNDADPDPDDVELDVMTYEAGGGTEHFISFEDPVRDLLVGFCRLRFPSFAPDQPGAPGTEDDAIRRELEDAALIRELHVYGSEVAIGGDGDWQHQGYGTKLLERAEELARDAGYRKMAVISGIGAREYYRNKLGYHQDGPYVSKRL, encoded by the coding sequence ATGAGTACCGACGCGGCGAGTGACGCGGACGCCGGCGGCGAGAACGACGGCGGGGACGCAGGCGAGGGGGCCGACGCCGAGTCCGAGGCGTTCGTCCGCACCTGCGAGCACCTCGTCGACCGGATCCTCGCGGGCGAAATCGATCGCGACGACCTCGAGTCCGCCAAGCTCGACGCATGCTCGAAGTTCTCCTCGCCGAAGGTCCCGAAGAACACCGAGATTCTGGACCACGCCCCGTCCGAGGCCCGCGACGACGTGATCGAGGTGGTACAGCGGAAGCCGGTCCGGACCGCGTCCGGGGTTTCGCCGGTCGCTATCATGACCTCGCCGAAGCTCTGCCCGCACGGGAAGTGCCTCTACTGCCCCGGCGGGCCGGCCTCCGAGTTCTCCTCGGCGCAGTCGTACACGGGCCACGAGCCCGCCGCCGCGCGCGGCGAGCAGAACGACTACGACCCGTACGGACAGGTCACGCTCCGGCTCGAACAGCTCCGGAAGATCGGGCACCCGGTCGACAAGGTGGAGCTGATCCTGATGGGCGGGACGATGACTGCGCGCTCGCACGACTACCAAGAGTGGTTCGTCAAGCGCGCGCTGCAGGCGATGAACGACTACGACCTCGACAAGGAGCCGGAGCCGGCCGAGGGCGAGTCGTTCGCACCCGCCCCCGAGGAGACCGAGTTCGAGTACCTCGAGGACGTGATCGCCACGAACGAGACCAACGAGATCCGCAACATCGGGACGACGTTCGAGACGAAGCCCGACTGGTGCGACCCCGAGCAGATCGACCGGATGCTCGACCTGGGCGGCACCAAGGTCGAGGTCGGCGTCCAGACCACCTACGAGCGGATCAACCGCGAGATGCACCGCGGCCACGGCAACGAGGCCTCCCGGAACGCCAACCGGCGCCTGCGCGACGCCGCGTTCAAGGTGGGGTTCCACATGATGCCGGGCCAGCCGGGGATGACCCGCGAGATGTGTATCGAGGACTTCCGGCAGCTGTTCGAGAACCCCGACTGGCGGCCGGACTACCTGAAGATCTACCCGACGCTCGTCGTCGAGGGGACCCGCGTGTACGATCGGTGGCGCCGCGAGGAGTTCGACCCCCTGACGAACGAGGAGGCGGCCGACGTCGTCGCCGAGGCGATGGACCACGTCCCGAAGTACACCCGGCTCCAGCGCGTCCAGCGCGACATCCCCGCCGACTTCATCGAGGGCGGCGTCTGGAAGTCGAACCTCCGACAGCTCGCGGACCAGCGGGCCGAACAGAAGGGGATCGTCCAGCGCGACATCCGCGCCCGCGAGGTGGGCCACAACGACGCCGACCCGGACCCGGACGACGTCGAACTCGACGTGATGACCTACGAGGCGGGCGGCGGGACGGAACACTTCATCTCCTTCGAGGACCCCGTCCGCGACCTGCTCGTCGGGTTCTGTCGCCTGCGGTTCCCCTCGTTCGCGCCCGACCAGCCCGGCGCGCCCGGCACCGAGGACGACGCGATCCGCCGGGAGCTGGAAGACGCCGCCCTGATCCGCGAGCTGCACGTGTACGGCAGCGAGGTCGCCATCGGCGGCGACGGCGACTGGCAGCATCAGGGGTACGGGACGAAGCTGCTCGAACGCGCTGAGGAGCTCGCCCGCGACGCCGGCTACCGCAAGATGGCCGTCATCTCCGGCATCGGCGCGCGGGAGTACTACCGGAACAAGCTCGGCTACCACCAGGACGGGCCGTACGTGTCGAAGCGGCTGTAG
- the rqcH gene encoding ribosome rescue protein RqcH translates to MDQKRELSSIDLAALVTELNRYEGAKVDKAYLYDDDLLRLKLRDFDRGRVELMIEVGDVKRAHVADADHVADAPGRPPNFAKMLRNRMSGADFAGVEQYEFDRILTFEFEREDENTTLVAELFGQGNVAALDETGEVVGSLSTVRLKSRTVAPGAQYEYPASRLNPLDVSLGGFERHMRESDSDVVRTLATQLNLGGLYAEEVCTRAGVPKETPIEETTDDQLRALHEALERIGDRLRSGDIDPRVYEEALDEEDERDGDEDRDPRVVDVTPFPLSEHEGLPSVGFDSFNAAVDEYFYRLENEDTDAGEAPSDASPSRPDFEGEIAKQERIIEQQKGAIEGFEEQAEAERERAELLYANYDLVDEVLSTVQEARENEVPWDEIAETLDAGAERGIPAAEAVVDVDGGEGTVTVALEAGSDEDGEDADSVRVELDASTGVEVNADRLYQEAKRIEGKREGAMEAIESTRRELEAVEERKAEWEAKQAADDGDAGGDDETDEDDEEYETDWLSRASIPIRSPDDWYDRFRWFHTSTGYLVIGGRNADQNEELVKKYMGKHDRFFHTQAHGGPVTLLKAAGPSESADPVDFSDQTLREAAQFAVSYSSDWKDGRGAGDAYMVAPDQVSKTPESGEYIEKGSFVIRGDRTYFEDVPCRVAVGVQCEPVTRAIGGPPSAIVDRAATSITLEPGMYAQNDAAMMVYRELKGRFADQSFVRKVASADQLQEFLPPGGSDVVD, encoded by the coding sequence ATGGACCAGAAGCGGGAGCTGTCGAGCATCGACCTCGCGGCCCTCGTCACCGAGCTCAATCGGTACGAGGGCGCGAAGGTCGACAAGGCGTACCTCTACGACGACGACCTGCTCCGGCTGAAGCTCCGCGACTTCGACCGCGGCCGCGTCGAGCTCATGATCGAGGTGGGCGACGTGAAGCGCGCCCACGTCGCGGACGCCGACCACGTCGCGGACGCGCCCGGGCGCCCGCCGAACTTCGCGAAGATGCTCCGGAACCGGATGTCCGGCGCCGACTTCGCGGGCGTCGAGCAGTACGAGTTCGACCGGATCCTCACCTTCGAGTTCGAACGCGAGGACGAGAACACGACGCTCGTCGCCGAGCTGTTCGGGCAGGGAAATGTCGCCGCGCTCGACGAGACCGGCGAGGTCGTCGGGTCGCTGTCGACGGTCCGGCTCAAGTCCCGAACCGTCGCGCCCGGCGCGCAGTACGAGTACCCCGCCTCGCGGCTCAACCCCCTCGACGTGAGCCTCGGCGGGTTCGAGCGGCACATGCGCGAGTCCGACAGCGACGTGGTGCGGACCCTCGCCACGCAGCTCAACCTCGGCGGGCTCTACGCCGAGGAGGTGTGCACCCGCGCCGGGGTCCCGAAGGAGACGCCGATCGAGGAAACGACCGACGACCAGCTCCGCGCGCTCCACGAGGCGCTCGAACGCATCGGCGACCGGCTTCGCTCCGGCGATATCGACCCGCGCGTCTACGAGGAGGCGCTCGACGAGGAAGACGAGAGGGACGGCGACGAGGACCGCGACCCCCGCGTCGTCGACGTCACGCCCTTCCCGCTCTCCGAGCACGAGGGGCTCCCGAGCGTCGGCTTCGACTCGTTCAACGCCGCCGTGGACGAGTACTTCTACCGGCTCGAAAACGAGGACACCGACGCGGGCGAGGCCCCGTCGGACGCGAGTCCCTCTCGGCCCGACTTCGAGGGAGAGATCGCCAAACAGGAGCGGATCATCGAACAGCAGAAGGGGGCGATCGAGGGGTTCGAGGAGCAGGCGGAGGCGGAGCGCGAGCGCGCCGAACTGCTGTACGCGAACTACGACCTCGTCGACGAGGTGCTCTCGACGGTCCAAGAGGCCCGCGAGAACGAGGTCCCGTGGGACGAGATCGCCGAGACGCTCGACGCGGGCGCGGAGCGCGGCATCCCGGCGGCGGAGGCCGTCGTCGACGTCGACGGCGGCGAGGGGACCGTGACGGTCGCGCTCGAGGCCGGAAGCGACGAGGACGGCGAGGACGCCGACTCGGTCCGCGTCGAGCTCGACGCGAGCACCGGCGTCGAGGTCAACGCCGACCGGCTCTATCAGGAGGCGAAGCGCATCGAGGGGAAGAGGGAGGGCGCGATGGAGGCGATCGAGTCGACCCGCCGCGAGCTGGAGGCGGTCGAGGAGCGCAAGGCGGAGTGGGAGGCGAAACAGGCGGCCGACGACGGCGACGCCGGCGGCGACGACGAGACCGACGAGGACGACGAGGAGTACGAGACCGACTGGCTCTCGCGCGCCTCGATCCCGATCCGGAGCCCCGACGACTGGTACGACCGCTTCCGGTGGTTCCACACCTCGACGGGCTACCTCGTCATCGGCGGGCGCAACGCCGACCAGAACGAGGAGCTCGTCAAGAAGTACATGGGCAAACACGATCGGTTCTTCCACACGCAGGCGCACGGGGGGCCGGTGACGCTGCTGAAGGCCGCCGGACCATCCGAGTCCGCGGACCCGGTCGATTTCTCCGACCAGACGCTGCGGGAGGCCGCGCAGTTCGCGGTCTCGTACTCCTCGGACTGGAAGGACGGCCGCGGCGCGGGCGACGCGTACATGGTCGCGCCGGACCAGGTGTCGAAGACGCCCGAGAGCGGCGAGTACATCGAGAAGGGGAGCTTCGTGATCCGCGGCGACCGCACCTACTTCGAAGACGTGCCCTGCCGGGTCGCTGTCGGCGTCCAGTGCGAGCCGGTCACCCGAGCCATCGGCGGGCCGCCGTCGGCGATCGTCGACCGCGCGGCGACCTCGATAACGCTGGAGCCGGGGATGTACGCGCAGAACGACGCCGCGATGATGGTCTACCGCGAGCTGAAAGGGCGGTTCGCCGACCAGTCGTTCGTCCGGAAGGTGGCGAGCGCGGACCAGCTTCAGGAGTTCCTCCCGCCGGGCGGCTCCGACGTCGTCGACTGA
- a CDS encoding DUF5820 family protein — MSFEALPDGWRVWNEEPSGRAILVYRPDVFDGDELPAECLPTIYLTNGARTARPGSGQYATDEWHVVLFLEPEVEAVSETRDDREAGAAAAVAVAERFAAGEVDYRAAYQVPREEYFERLDELIEGE, encoded by the coding sequence ATGAGCTTCGAGGCGCTGCCGGACGGCTGGCGGGTGTGGAACGAGGAGCCGAGCGGGCGGGCCATCCTCGTCTACCGGCCCGACGTGTTCGACGGCGACGAGCTCCCCGCGGAGTGTCTGCCGACCATCTACCTCACGAACGGCGCGCGCACGGCCCGGCCCGGCTCCGGCCAGTACGCGACCGACGAGTGGCACGTCGTCCTCTTCTTGGAGCCCGAGGTCGAGGCGGTCTCGGAGACCCGCGACGACCGCGAGGCGGGCGCGGCCGCCGCCGTCGCCGTCGCGGAGCGGTTCGCCGCTGGCGAGGTCGACTACCGCGCCGCTTACCAGGTGCCGCGCGAGGAGTACTTCGAGCGGTTAGATGAGCTGATCGAGGGCGAGTGA